The following proteins come from a genomic window of Microtus ochrogaster isolate Prairie Vole_2 unplaced genomic scaffold, MicOch1.0 UNK1, whole genome shotgun sequence:
- the Aicda gene encoding single-stranded DNA cytosine deaminase, translating to MDSLLMKRRKFLYHFKNVRWAKGRHETYLCYVVKRRDSATSFSLDFGHLRNKSGCHVELLFLRYISDWDLDPGRCYRVTWFTSWSPCYDCARHVAEFLRWNPNLTLRIFTARLYFCEDRKAEPEGLRKLHRAGVQIGIMTFKDYFYCWNTFVENRERTFKAWEGLHENSVRLTRQLRRILLPLYEVDDLRDAFRILGL from the exons ATGGACAG CCTTCTTATGAAAAGGAGGAAGTTTCTTTACCACTTCAAAAATGTCCGCTGGGCTAAGGGTCGGCATGAGACCTACCTGTGCTATGTGGTGAAGAGAAGAGACAGCGCCACCTCCTTCTCGCTGGATTTCGGCCACCTTCGCAACAAG TCGGGCTGCCACGTGGAATTGTTGTTCCTACGCTACATCTCGGACTGGGACCTGGACCCCGGCCGGTGTTACCGCGTCACCTGGTTCACCTCCTGGAGCCCCTGCTACGACTGTGCCCGGCACGTGGCTGAGTTTCTGAGATGGAACCCCAACCTCACCCTGAGGATTTTCACCGCACGCCTCTACTTCTGCGAGGACCGCAAGGCCGAGCCCGAGGGGCTGCGGAAACTGCACCGCGCCGGTGTCCAAATCGGGATCATGACCTTCAAAG actatTTCTACTGCTGGAATACATTTGTAGAAAATCGTGAGAGAACTTTCAAAGCCTGGGAGGGGCTGCATGAAAATTCTGTCCGTCTAACCAGACAGCTCCGGCGCATCCTTTTG CCCTTGTATGAAGTTGATGACTTGCGAGATGCATTTCGTATTTTGGGACTTTGA